Within the BD1-7 clade bacterium genome, the region AAAGACACGATTTACCCAGCTGGGTTTGAAGTACAAACCCAATGAAATCCTAGTGCAGGCGATTCAGGCATTGGGGGATCGCCCCATTCGTGACGATGAGAAAAACAAAATCATTCAATATTTAACCAACACCAGTGGCATAAAAGAGGTTGCTGATAGTGGGCAGTTGTCTGCATTGCTGGTTAACCGGATCTTAAAAGATACCCAATATGTTACCAGTTGGGTTGTTAGTCATATTCGTCAGATTCTTTTGTAAAAATTTCCCAATGATCAAGGATGTACAATGAAAGCCGTTGCACAGCTAAGCGAACAGGAACGCAAAGAACTTTTTACTGAAACCGCTAATGCCATGGGAGTGACTGCTGCAGCCGCTGAGAAAGATTTCTGGATTTGTTGGGTATTATTGCATGTGTTTGAGCATGCGCCGTTTAACCAATACTTGCGATTTAAAGGCGGCACCAGTTTGTCGAAGTGTTATGGCGCTATTGCGCGGTTTTCTGAAGACATTGATCTGATTCTGGATTGGACGCAATTAACGCAAGTAAACCTAGTTGATGCACGCAGTAAGACGCAGCAGGACAAACTCAATCAATCCATTAATGCACAGGCGAAGGTGTTCATCGCCGAGTCATTATTGCCGGAATTAACGGTTTTGATGGGCGATACATGTTCGCTGAGCGTGGATGCAGATGACCCGCATACGATTAACATTGTTTACCCCAAAGCGTTTGAGTCGGCGTATTTGCGCCCGCAAGTGCGTTTAGAAATTGGCCCACTCGCGGCCATGTTGCCTATGGCACAGTGTGGGGTGAAACCCTATGCTGCGGAATACTTCCCCGTAGTTTTTGATCAACCCCAAGTGGTAGTGCCGACGATTACCGCTGTGCGAACATTTTGGGAGAAACTCACGATTCTGCATGCTGAAGCGCATCGCCCACCAGACAAAGCACTACCCGCCCGATATGCGCGCCACTATTATGATGTGTTTAAATTGATAGTCTGCGGTGTGGCAGGGGAGGCACTGGCAGCCACTGATTTATTAGCCGAGGTGGTTGCTTTTAAACAGCGGTTTTATCCGAGCGCTTGGGCGAATTACGACGGCGCGACATTGGCGAGTTTAGCATTGCTACCATCTGATCATCATCGCGACGCACTGAGGGTAGATTACGCCAACATGCAAGAAATGCTCTTTGGTGAAAAACCCGATTTTGATGAAATGATGAAGACGTTAATGGTTTTGGAAGGCGATGTACATTCGCTGGCTGCAGATCAATGAAAATCAATAGAGGTGTCGAAATCTGTGCGCGTGATATTGATATTAGGCTTAACCTAACCGACGCAAGCGCAGATGGTGGAGCTGTTTGGCACTCAGCGCCCGCTAAATACGAAGCACTCGAGCAACATTTTTAAAAGTGATGCATTGAATGAAAACTCAGTATGTTCCATTTAGGAACATACTGCCGCTGACGGTAATAGCGACAAAACCAAGCATACAACCTAGGTGTCATTATCTCGGTGGGCTATTGCGTGAACTCATCATGCGCAACGCAATATCGCCGATCGGCCGCCGCACGCTCAAGTATTCCCCCCAATAATGTCTGATCCGCTTTGATTTTTGTCCATTCATCCACGCATATGAAAATTCTCGTTCGATTGGAATAGAATGACCAGAGATACACCCGGAGACACTATGGATACACTCACCAAGGTTCTCGATTCTCTGCATTTTGAATCGTCATTCTACTTTTCGACACACTTCGCACCGCCGTGGAGTGTCGAAGTTCCCCAGTACAAAAACGTCGCACGCTTTCACTATGTAACGCAGGGTAGGTGCTGGGTACGCATCCCAACGCTAGACCAGCCGCTACTGCTGAATGATGGAGATCTTATTATCATTCCGCACGGCTCAAAACACATCCTGAGCGTTGAGCCCGATTTGGCACCATTAGCCCTAGATGATGCGCTAGAAGCCGCAAACTATGACGGCAGCGGTTACCTAGAGATCGGCGACGCCCATCATGCGTTGAGTACGCAACTGGTGTGTGGGCATTTCGAATTCAGTGATGAATTCACCCACCCGCTCGTTGAATACCTGCCAGACACCATCGTTATCAACGAAAACGACGGTATGGAATATACCTGGCTCAAAGACTCACTGCGTTTTATGGCACACATCGCCAAGAACAAAAATCTCGGTAATGGTGCAATCATCAAACGCCTATCCGAGATTATTTTTATCCAATCGATCAAACACTGGAACGAGAGAGAACAGATTCAAGGTGGCTTTCTCGTAGCACTGAACGACCCACAGTTATCCAAAAGTTTGCGGGCGTTTCACGACAACTATTCAGCCAATTGGACGGTAGAAAGCTTGGCCTCACGGGCCGGTATGTCGCGTTCACTGTTTTCTGGGCGGTTTAAAGAATACCTAAACCTCTCACCCATGCAATACGTTACCTATTGGCGAATGCAAAATGCCCAACGCCTACTGATCGAAACCGGCACCAGTATCGATTTGATTGCCTCTGCCATCGGTTACGAAACGCTGGCATCCTTCAGTAAAGCCTTTAAGCGCACAGTGGGCATCAGCCCCGGTGAATATCGCAAAACAAAAGTAGAAGCACGACAGCATTAGCCAACAAGAAAGACCATCTATTCGACCCATAAAGTCTGGATGATCTGACGAAAAATCTGGATGAGTGAACATATCAGCCAACGCGAACGCAGATTAATCTACGGATAACCTTAACCCAAGCGTTAAGCCCTAGAAAAATCCAAAGAGAGAAGCGAACGTTATGATTGATCACATAAGTGTCGGCGTAAATGATATTGAAAAAGCGGCCAACTTTTACGACCAAGTACTAACAAAAATCGGATATCAACAGCACGCGAAATTCGACAACATCGTTGCATACGGCAATGAGAAAATAAATTTCCTAGCAATGCTACCGTTTGATACACAACCCTATACCGCCGGGAATGGCGTACATATCGCATTCTCTGCCAAAGATCAGAACCAGGTTAACGCATTCCATCGCACAGCGATCGAAAACGGTGGAACCTGCGAAGGCAAGCCAGGCCATCGAGATTACCCACACGGTGAAGTCTATACCGCCTACATCAGAGACCCTTTCGGCAACAAGTTTGAGGTAATCTGCGGCGGGTTTAACGCCTAACACAAGGCTCAAGCGCCGCATCATAACGATGCGGCAGCTAAAAACGCATTCTGCCCATCTGGCTCAGTTGTTCTAACTGGCCCTCGCTCCAATTCACTCGCTCCGAAGTAGGAGCCAAGCTCCTAAAACCCATCGATACATCGTTTGTAAACGCTTACAACACTTCTTTAGCGGGTTAGTTTTTGACCATCGAATAATCCACCCGATAGAAAGCGAATCAGTATTCTCCATGAACGCTACAATCCAAAGTAAATGAAAGATCCTGTGATTTACTAAAATCTGACATGCCTAATAAATAACAAAAATGGGTAGTGAAAAAACCCAAAAACACGTCGCTTGAAACTAGAAGAGTAAAATCATCGGCAAACAAATAAGAAGAAAATCCGGGTAATCATAAAAACGTGGACGATCAGACAAATATCTCAGTGATCTGCACATAACAATAACCGACCGCCAAATTCATAATGGAATCATCAAAACTAACCCATTGGAGATTCAATAATGAATGAAATATACACATACCTCGTACTCAGCGGCGTTTTAACACTACTACTATGGACGCCCTACATCCTCGGTAGAGTATTTGTTTGGGGGTTGCCAACCTTCCTGAATAACTACCCCGATAACTTCCCGATCGATGCGCCGCAACAACCCCTATGGGCAGAGCGCGCACAACGCACACACCTGAATATGGTTGAAACCATGCCAGCGTTTATCGCAGTTGTATTAGGGGCCTCGCAGCTCGGTAACGCCTCAGCGACCGTACTGGCAACGATAGCAATGTGGGCATCGATCTTTTTCTACGCAAGAATCGCCCACGCGGCAATCTACATTGCTGGCATACCGTTCTTGCGCACGCCGAGCTATCTCGTGTCGTGGTTTGCCATTCTGATGATTGCTTTTCAGGCTTTATAAACTACAGGCTGAACGACGGGTGGCGTTATCCATGTGGATAGCGCCATTTATTTAATGGAAGCGACAATATTTGAATAACAAGCGAGCGACTCGAGGGGGAGGGTGCTAGATACATTAAATCGACACAACCTGAGAATGGTTTGTTTCTAGATTGATCATTACATGTCTATATCATTAACAAATATTTGCCTCTGAATGACACTCTTCAATTTCGTCTTACAAACGTTGAATGAGGTCTGTGATGGCTGATACGGGCGAGAGAGCGTGTAAAGCACTTTGAGGATTGACTTTGAAGGCCGATCTCGTGTTTTGGGTATGCATCTCGAATACCTGCTCGAAGTGGCGGGCTTAAGATCAATGTTACATGGCGCGTAACCGTGCCGAATATTTTGGGCATCTAGGTGTTAATCCACCATCGTCGCGCGAGCTGGTCAGCATCACGCAAGAAATCCCAATCCTATTAACAGCCTTGCACCGATCACAGGTGCATGGTGAGATACTCACAAATCAACACATATGAGGCAAGCAAACCGACTTCAGCAGAAATTTCCCAGGTAAAGCCTCACACCAGCAGTTATTGGCATTTCCCCAAAGCCCGCTACCTCTTTCAGAGATACCAAGCGCTACCCATGTACATAGCATGAAAAACAAGCGCGGCAGCAGTCACACAACCCGCCTTACATGGGCTATTCGCAATAACCGGTATACGCAGGAGACTTAAAGCCTCCTGACTACCTATTGGAAGATGTGCCACCCATCAGACGTGAAAGAGCGAAGTAAAGCCGGGGTGATACAGCGAACGAGCTGTAATGAATTGAAATAAAAAACATCATTCCATATTCTTTTTATGCACAGCAATTATGTTATTTTAAGGCCAACCAAACAGGTATAAACTCGAGTGGGCATTGTTAAACCCTTTTACTCCACGTGAACGCTGCGTTAACGTCACACCCCGATGTAAGCACCTGATCACCGCACGAGCGACCACTGAATGACAGCCAACGACGAACAACAATTCCTCAACAGCCTTGAGAAAAAACTCTGGACGGCCGCCGACAAGCTGCGCTCTACCCTCGATGCCGCCCAATACAAACACACGGTACTGGGATTGGTGTTTCTGAAATACGTCTCCGACGCGTTTGATATTCGCCGTGAAGAACTCAAAGCCCAGCTGCAAGACGACAGCCACGAATACTTCCTCGACCCTGAAAATTTTGGCGGCGCAGACAGCGACGAATACCAAGAAGAACTTGCCACCGAACTCGAAGTGCGCGATTACTACATCGAAACCAACACCTTCTGGGTGCCTGCCCAAGCCCGTTGGCAATTTCTGCAAGACAACAACAAAACCGTTATCGGCGGTGCTGAACTGCCACTGGCAGATGGCCCTAATGGTGAAAAAAGAGCCAAGAAGTTCAGCTCCATCGGCCACCTGATCGACAACGCGCTAGAGATGATCGAAGCCGACAACAGCAAGCTCAAAGGCGTACTCAACAAACTCTATACCCGTTTACAGATCGACCAAGCCAAACTCGGTGAATTGATCGACCTAATCGCCACCGTGCCGTTTACCCACGCCAGCCTCAACAGCAAAGACATCCTCGGCCACGTATACGAATACATGCTCGGCCAGTTTGCCCTCGCCGAAGGCAAAAAGGGCGGCCAGTTCTACACGCCCAAATCCATCGTCAGCCTCATCGTGCAAATGCTCGAACCCTTCAAAGGCCGCGTGTATGACCCCGCCATGGGCAGCGGCGGCTTCTTTGTGCAATCGGAGCATTTTATTGCCAGCAAGCAAGGCAATATTGGGGAGGTGAGCATCTACGGGCAGGAATACAACCACACCACCTGGCAGCTCGCCGCCATGAACATGGTGATACGCGGCATCGACTTTAACTTCGGTAAAGAACCCGCCAACACCTACACCAACGATCAACACCCCGACCTCAAAGCCGACTTCGTGATGGCCAACCCGCCGTTCAATATGAAGGAATGGGACACCGGCGTAGCCGATGATGACCCACGCTGGGCCTACGGCACACCGCCCACCGGCAACGCCAACTTCGCCTGGTTGCAGCACATGCTCTACCACACTGCACCCAACGGAAGCTTAGGCCTATTGTTAGCCAACGGCTCCATGAGCTCCAACACCAATAACGAAGGTGCGATACGCCAAGCCTTGATCGAAGCCGATTTGGTCGAATGCATGGTCGCCTTACCCGGCCAGCTGTTCACCAATACCCAAATCCCTGCCTGTATCTGGTTTCTCACCAAAAACAAAGGCGAGCGAACCAGCGCCGCCGGCAGAAAATACCGCAACCGCCAAGGCGAAGTGTTATTTATCGATGCCCGCAACCTAGGCTACATGAAAGACCGCGTACTGCGCGACTTCACCCAAGCCGACCTCGACCAAATCACCAACACCCTCCACGCATGGCAGACCGTAGGTCGGACAAGCGAAGCGCCATCCGACANCCCCCAGCCGCAAGCCGATGACGAAACCCAATACCAAGACATCCCCGGCTTCTGCAAATCCGCCAAACTGGAAGACCTGCAAAAACACGACTTTGTGCTCACCCCCGGCCGCTATGTCGGCGCAGCCGCCGAAGAAGACGATGGCGAACCCTTCGCAGAAAAAATGGCGCGCCTAACCGGCCAGTTAAAAACACAATTCGAAGCATCGGATCGTTTAGAGGCGGAGATCAAAAAGAATTTGGCGGGGTTGGGTTACGATGTCTAGTTGGCCAGAAGTTGCATTAACTGATATTTACGAAATAAGCTCTGGTCTTTCAAAACCTGCTGATTCTTTTGGCTCAGGATTTCCTTTTTTGAGTTTTAAGGAGGTCTTCGGTAATTATTTTCTTCCGAATGAATTAGGCCAGTTAGTTGAATCAACGGATAAAGAGAGGCAGAAAGGTTCTATTAAAAGAGGAGATGTGTTTTTAACTAGAACTAGTGAGACTATGCACGAACTCGGTATGAGTAGTGTTGCTCTAAAAGACTACCCTGATGCGACGTTTAACGGTTTTAGTAAGAGGTTACGACCTAAAAAAGATTCTCCCCATGAGGTACACCCCGAATTCATAGGGTATTGCTTGCGTAGTCCAAGTTTTAGGAGAGGGATGTTGGCATTTTCAACAATGTCGACAAGAGCCAGTTTAAATAATGACATGATCAGTCGTCTTGTGATCGAGTTGCCTCCAATCGAAATTCAAAAGGAAGTTGCAAAGATCTTAAAGGCACTAGATAACAAAATCGAACTAAACCGCCAAACCAACCAAACCCTAGAACACATCGCCCAAGCCGTCTTTAAAAGCTGGTTTGTCGATTTCGAACCCACCCGCGCCAAAATCGCCGCCAAACAAGCAGGCCAAGACCCCGAACGCGCCGCCATGGCCGCCATCAGCGGTCGTGCTATCGCACTCAATAAAGAGCAGGCCGCAGACACCCCGTTAGAAACACTGGATTCGCTTCAACAAACAAACC harbors:
- the hsdM_1 gene encoding Type I restriction enzyme EcoKI M protein, with translation MTANDEQQFLNSLEKKLWTAADKLRSTLDAAQYKHTVLGLVFLKYVSDAFDIRREELKAQLQDDSHEYFLDPENFGGADSDEYQEELATELEVRDYYIETNTFWVPAQARWQFLQDNNKTVIGGAELPLADGPNGEKRAKKFSSIGHLIDNALEMIEADNSKLKGVLNKLYTRLQIDQAKLGELIDLIATVPFTHASLNSKDILGHVYEYMLGQFALAEGKKGGQFYTPKSIVSLIVQMLEPFKGRVYDPAMGSGGFFVQSEHFIASKQGNIGEVSIYGQEYNHTTWQLAAMNMVIRGIDFNFGKEPANTYTNDQHPDLKADFVMANPPFNMKEWDTGVADDDPRWAYGTPPTGNANFAWLQHMLYHTAPNGSLGLLLANGSMSSNTNNEGAIRQALIEADLVECMVALPGQLFTNTQIPACIWFLTKNKGERTSAAGRKYRNRQGEVLFIDARNLGYMKDRVLRDFTQADLDQITNTLHAWQTVGRTSEAPSDXPQPQADDETQYQDIPGFCKSAKLEDLQKHDFVLTPGRYVGAAAEEDDGEPFAEKMARLTGQLKTQFEASDRLEAEIKKNLAGLGYDV
- the hsdS_1 gene encoding Type-1 restriction enzyme EcoKI specificity protein gives rise to the protein MSSWPEVALTDIYEISSGLSKPADSFGSGFPFLSFKEVFGNYFLPNELGQLVESTDKERQKGSIKRGDVFLTRTSETMHELGMSSVALKDYPDATFNGFSKRLRPKKDSPHEVHPEFIGYCLRSPSFRRGMLAFSTMSTRASLNNDMISRLVIELPPIEIQKEVAKILKALDNKIELNRQTNQTLEHIAQAVFKSWFVDFEPTRAKIAAKQAGQDPERAAMAAISGRAIALNKEQAADTPLETLDSLQQTNPEQYEQLKTTAALFPDALVDSELGEIPEGWSVSDLKSETSKIGSGATPKGGKGAYKIEGISQIRSMNVFDGNFSMKDLAKIDETQAGKLKNVIVEKNDVLLNITGASVTRCCIVPPSVLPARVNQHVCIVRANESSMNPYFVYQTLTSSAGKSLLNSLAQAGATREALTKAHIEGFELIVPDQKLMGEFGSQAANIENMRFRLAENNLELGRVRDTLLPKLLSGELSPLTAEP
- the rclR_5 gene encoding RCS-specific HTH-type transcriptional activator RclR gives rise to the protein MDTLTKVLDSLHFESSFYFSTHFAPPWSVEVPQYKNVARFHYVTQGRCWVRIPTLDQPLLLNDGDLIIIPHGSKHILSVEPDLAPLALDDALEAANYDGSGYLEIGDAHHALSTQLVCGHFEFSDEFTHPLVEYLPDTIVINENDGMEYTWLKDSLRFMAHIAKNKNLGNGAIIKRLSEIIFIQSIKHWNEREQIQGGFLVALNDPQLSKSLRAFHDNYSANWTVESLASRAGMSRSLFSGRFKEYLNLSPMQYVTYWRMQNAQRLLIETGTSIDLIASAIGYETLASFSKAFKRTVGISPGEYRKTKVEARQH